ACCCGTCGCAGCGTCAATAACAAATGCGCCTGTTTTTTGGTTGTTTGGGATTGAAATAGCTTATGggttttctaaatcaatataattgatttgactaaatctatcttggatgacaaaaagaaggattgcaagtttaataacttctactttagactttaatttcaactaaattataatcagtcttttatccatatcatctTAGTTATAAATGTAAggatttattagaataaataaatagtttcaacaatatttaatatgtgatctaataaacaaaagaacacgTAGaatttttaggatttaaagagattggagacaaTAGTTAATGAATACGAAAAGTATACGAAACAGAATGATTCAAGCAAATTAGTGGCAGCACAGAGGTAAgcgagataaaaatatcaatcaataaagaatgaaagaagaatTAGCAGAATTAAGTTATTACACAAGCCAAACTAAGAAAAATCAAACGACATAAcgtgaaaacaaatgtaaacaagACAAGAGGAGAGAGTGAAGATAAAATACATTGAAAAACTGAAtgctagattagtaagaaaaatacaaaaagagattaaaatgcaaaaaactTGCGTCTTTGCGCGGGTAACTATCCTTAGTTTACATAATAACAAGCTTGTAGATCAATTAAGAGAGGACGAGCGCAAAGATAAAATTATTGGTGATAACTGATAATAAAACAACATTTCAGAGTGAAAACCGACATAAGTTTTTATTCATACAGAAACACACACttggttaaaacttaaaaccatATCGCAAAGTTCACAAAATCTATGTCAAAAATTCATAATTAGCTGATATTATCGAATAAACTAAGAACTGTGTATCTActattcttatttttctttggttttggTCTGGATTGTTGGATTTCTTTTATGGAGCAAAGAATATTTATAAGAATAGAAAACTTTTATTACATGGACGTGGAGGCTTATCATGTGACATAACACTGGGACTGCAGTGTTTTGATAAATATACTTTTAGCAAAATATGTTTCAATTTGAAAATCTTAAGTAATGGATATAACTTGTTTTGATAAATATCATTATGACAACTGACAAATAAAAGTTAGGAttctttagtaaaaaaatataaaacttataaattaaGGTGGATGTgtatttatactatttttagtatataataatTCACGTTTTAAGCAATGTCAAATCCAATTATTAAATTACTTTAtgtattttcctaaaatatatgaaagtTCTATTTCTAAATACCTTATTTTAAACCTTAATAAGAATAGAatcaaaatctatactattaaatcagAATCCCTAATAGGATTATGCCCTTAGTTTTTCAAGTTATTTACAAGGTTATGTcattgtctttttaatttctcATCTATAATTAAATTCATTTtagaaaaatcttgtttttcatTAAAGTGACCGTAACAATtcttaccaaaaatatatgaacTTCCAAATACTTCGACAACAATATATGTCATTAACTACACAATTAATCCTATTTAATTCATTGGTTATCGAATTTTAGATAGTTGAAACAGAGGAAAGTTATAAGGGAGTGAAACAGATTTTGATCCCTATATTTTTGTGAATCTATTAACTAAACGGTTTAGTCAATCTAAAAAGTATTTTATCACGAGTATAATCATAAAACTCCTAAAACTAATCGATCATATTCCctatatattttcttcatttaacAAGTCGATTTTTAggaaattttaaaagatttgatCACACCAATAATCTATAAATTTCCAAAACTAACTGTGTATATCTCCAAAGAATATATTCTTCATTTAATAACTTTATCCACGATGAAATATAATTCTATAAATACATCAAAAAGAGACGAGTAGATTCAAGCAAAGGTCATTCATACCTGGAAGCATTGCAATGCTCAATATGGCGAGAGTTAAGAGAGATCATAATGTAAGAcatatcttatgttttaaaaaacgttAGTTTATTATTAACGATCAATAGTtttctgatatttttataattctgtGTAAGAACAAAGATACATGCAATCTGTGGAAAGAATAACCTTaactttccaattttttttcaaacctAGGTTTGGTCCACCGGATCCATGTCAGCAATGTAGCAATTTAAAGTTCATGAGTTAATAATCAATCAAAACTAATTTGTAAGCCTTTCAATCTCTTATTGATGCTAACATTTTCAACAGGTTTAGCGAACGATACCAGTGACATTTGCTAAGATATTAGATAGAGTTTCTTAGGAAGCAAGAAGAAACGAAGTTTACAATTCACAGGAAAGCTACATCTCTCTCAAGGTGACACCCAACTTTTTCCTACAACAAGGCTatgaaaaaatgatttataGAAGATTCAAGAATacttttaactgtaaattttttttccctttttatcTGAAGATGGGTCAAAACTAGAAGATTCAATACGTTGTCCACTTGCTCCATCAACGTTTATTGCCTCTATAATCTTCAAAcattgatttttctttatatttcttttaatcaCATTTTCAAATATGCTATAAAAAAGATATTTGGTATTATCTGTGTAAATATAATAGATtacaataaactaaaaatatgaatacaaggaattttttataaaaatccaACTCCGAATAACTTTGTATGACTATAAAAGTAAAGGTTTGTAAATTATGTCtccaaaccaataaaaatttgtaaaacataaaagattaacacaattaaaaaatattagttatcaAATATTAAACACATAAGTTAataattaacaaatattttaactttttaatttaatatttaaaggaaacaaatctCAAGCGCGGATGAAAATCTAGTAAAATTTTAAGACATTTTAACCCAAAAAGGCTTCACCAAAGATTACCCACACCGTCACGTAACGGTCAGTCCACGTGGAGAGTTTTAATTGGGTCATAGCATCTTAAGAGCCATAAAGTGTCGCGTTCCCATTAGCCTGTTTCCGTTTCGCTGAAGAACATGGGAACATAAAACTATGAACCCcacaacaatttttaatttacaatACAAACCTTAAGTTTGTGAAAATATCTTAATCACCCCTTTTAAAAGCGAGAAAGCAGGAGATTGATCTTCTCTGCAAGTTTCTCTGTTCTTCTTCTccctttgatattttttttttgttttctcagtTCGGCGCTCTCGATCCCACCCGTCAATCGCTCATTATGGTGACTCCAACGCCGCTTGATGTAATCTCCGTTTAGACTCTTGTGTCAATTTGTAGTCTAAGTTCGTAGGTCCCGTAGCGTATTTTTCACCTGAGCCTGCTTGGTTTTGAATCTTGATTGCTTGGCTGATCAATTAGGGTTTTGCTTCCTTGGATATGTTTTTGGCTTCTCAAAGCTGTAGAATCATCTAGAAGATACTGTGATTTTGTGTATTTGACCATTGCGGCTTCTGTTTTGACGTTCTGATTACTCTTATTtcgattttttgtttttatttttttgcagcAGCAAGATGACGAGGAAATGCTCGTTCCGCATTCTGATGTGGTCGAGGGACCTCAGCCCATGGAAGGTAAGGTTCTCGTGTTTAACTGAATTCGATCAGCTTGCTGTAGTATCATCTCTTTGCTTCTTTGATTGGATGGTTCAGATGCTATATCACTTGTGTGGATAGTGCTCAAGGGTGGATGATGATGTTTCACTGTTTGCTAGGGATTTTGTTAACAGTTCTCTTGATGCATTTGTAGTTGCTCAACCTGAGGCTGCTGCTGCTACCGCTGTGGAGAATCCTCCAGTGGAGGAGCCTCCCACTATGAAGTACACGTGGACTATACCGGGTTTCACTAGGCTGAACAACAGGAAGCATTACTCTGATGTATTTGTTGTTGGAGGGTATAAATGGTAATAGCTTCTTCGATGCGTTTTTTGCAATTGATATCATGGAgtgcgttttttttttccttcttgttTACTGACATTGTGTGAGCTGATGTTTTCTATTGCAGGAGAGTATTGATTTTTCCCAAAGGAAACAATGTTGACAATTTGTCCATGTACTTGGATGTTGCTGACGCTGCGAATTTGCCCTACGGGTGGAGCAGATTTTCGCAGTTCGGCCTGGCTATAGTTAATCAAATCAACAGCAGCTATTCCATCAGAAAAGGTATCTTCTTTGATTAGTTTTGTTAGCACTCTTACTGCATGCGTTAAATGAGCGAGGACTGGCTAAGTTTTTAGTTTCTCGAAATTAAGTGTGTTACGATTTGTAAAAGGAGTATATGCTAGACCTTAGGATGGAGTCAAGCTACTGTTTTCTTTAACATTGACCATGCTTTACCTGAAAGTTGAAGTGAGCATGGTTAATGATCACTATGTGGATTATGCACGTCTTTGAACTTTCTCAACAGCCAGTAACGATGCTACTTTAAATTTCTGGTTACCAGCTGTTCTGACAAGTAGATGCAGTTTTCACTgtaatttgtttcttttgtattGTTGCAGAGAGTCAGCATCAATTCAATTCAAGAGAAAGCGACTGGGGGTTTACATCATTCATGCCTCTCAGCGAGCTTTATGATCCCACTCGTGGATATTTAGTGAATGATACTGTTGTAATTGAAGCTGAAGTTGCTGTGCGGAAGGTCCTTGATTACTGGTCATATGACTCAAAAAAAGAGACTGGTTTTGTTGGACTAAAGAACCAAGGTGCTACCTGTTACATGAATTCTCTCCTGCAGACGTTATACCACATACCTTATTTCAGAAAGGTGGGATGCAtgtcttgttttttctttttaatttgctAAATCGCGATTTCTTCAAATTCTAGATAAGGACATCTGAATTATGCACTTCTCTTGTAGGCTGTTTACCACATGCCAACAACTGAGAATGATGCACCTACGGCGAGTATCCCATTGGCGCTCCAGAGTTTGTTTTACAAGCTTCAATATAATGACACCAGTGTAGCGACAAAGGAGCTGACCAAGTCGTTTGGTTGGGATACATATGATTCGTTCATGCAACATGATGTTCAAGAACTCAACCGAGTTCTCTGTGAAAAGCTTGAGGACAAAATGAAGGTATGTCTTCTTCTGTGTGGCCTTTCTTGATTCTCCCATTCTCAGTTAGTGATTTgtgtgtttaattttatttattttttgctttttgaAGGGAACTGTTGTGGAGGGAACAATACAGAAGTTATTCGAGGGTCACCACATGAATTACATAGAGTGCATCAATGTAGATTACAAATCTACACGGAAAGAATCATTCTATGGTATGTAATTTTGAACAGTAACCTATGTCCTGGCTTCTTATTTTTTCAGAAgctaatataatttaataaactaaCTCCAAATCCGTGTACTTTTGTCTATTTGGTAGACCTCCAGCTTGATGTTAAAGGCTGCAAAGATGTATATGAATCTTTTGACAAGTATGTTGAAGTTGAACGCCTTGAAGGTGACAACAAATACCATGCAGAAGGACATGATTTACAGGTTGGCTGTcttttcgcttttcatttttatgttgtCAAAGCTGTATTCTTTCGTTCCTTTTCATATTTTGGTTCTGGAGAATGTTGAGTGATTGATAAAGTCCTTATTTGAGTACCCATATATCTATTTGTCTGTATATTGTATGGTGTAGGATTTGTATGCGTCTGCATGCTATCAAGCAAACTATGTTAGGAATTTGTAGAAAGCTATGAACTACCATTGTTTGAACTTGAGTAAAATTGTATTTGATTCATAGCTACTTAGTCCACTTATATCCTATATTTGAACAATTTCTTGTTTTCAGGATGCAAAAAAGGGTGTTCTGTTTATAGAATTTCCACCCGTACTTCAACTTCAGCTCAAGAGgtttgaatatgattttatgCGAGACACAATGGTGAAGGTTAGTATTTGAAGTTCCTCTAAATCAACATAGTCAGCAACTCAGTATGTAATAGTGCTGACTGTGTGACTCTATTCACTACTATGATAATATCAGTCTTTAGGTTCTGACATAGCTCTATTTACAGATAAATGATCGATATGAGTTTCCTCTTGAACTGGATCTTGACAGAGATAATAGAAAGTATTTATCCCCTGATGCTGACAAGAGTGTCCGTAATCTATACACACTTCACAGGTATATATTTCAGTTGTATCTTAGCTTTTATAACTTGAGTTACAGTAGATTCAAACAGAGCTATTCATAAATATGATAGGATGTTTTCTTCAAGTATCAAGTTCTTTTGATTCTCTGCTAGGTTTTCCTTCTCAGGGAGTCTGGTTGTTGGAGCTTAGATTTCCTTATTATATGGtcatttaaatttcttttatgatcGTTAAACACATGAATTATGTTGTAGTTATTGTTCGTGTTACCTGCCTGATGTGCTTGCTTGAACTGTTCTCATTTGTGTGCAGTGTCTTAGTTCATAGTGGTGGAGTGCATGGAGGCCACTATTATGCTTTTATTAGGCCAACTCTCTCAGACCAGTGGTATGTATCCTTCTAATGTCCCCACCTCCCCATCTCTTTTATGCTAAATTAAGTTTTGTGTATTGTAACGCTTGTAGCAGTTTAATTGATAACTAGTTTGTTcatcatctaggctagcaaggTTGAAGCCATGTCTTGAGATACTTGATTGACATGTTATTAGATTTCTTTGAGTTTTCTGTCCACATCTCTACACTTATATGTAGTGATAATAGTTTCATACTTGAGAATTGAGATTAACTGTATAAGTGATCTTTGTTTGTGTCCCTCGTCTCTCAATTTATACGTTGAAATgataatttttgcattttttttctgtggtttttggtttggttcaagaTGACACTATTGAACTTGTTGCTCCGTGCTTTACTTGTAGACTACCTAAACTTCTAACTTTTTCAGGTataaatttgatgatgaacGGGTGACGAAGGAAGATGTGAAAAGAGCGCTGGAAGAGCAATATGGTGGTGAAGAAGAGGTAGCGCTCTCTTTCtaggttttatttatatatttgcttTGTAAGTGTTATTTTTCTCAGTTCATGCACTGTCAAATTTGGTTTCTCTGCAGTTGCCGCAGAATAATCCCGGTTTCAATAACCCACCTTTTAAATTCACAAAATACTCGAACGCGTACATGCTTGTTTATATTCGGGAAAGCGAGAAGGATAAAATAATCTGCAACGTTGATGAAAAAGACATTGCAGAACATTTACGGGTAAAATTCATTTACACGCTTTTTCCTCTGCTTATCTGTCTTGGTTTTACCTGAATGACTTTAACATGGTCTGACAGGTGAGgctgaaaaaagaaaaagaagaaaaggaagagaaaagaaaatacaAGGCTCAAGCTCACCTTTTCACGACAATCAAGGTTTTCTACTTTTCTTAAATTGGGTCTAAAAATTTGTTCTAACCTGATCTAGTTCTGGTATAGATTTGATACTGATGTTACTAATGCAATTTATGCTTTTTTTACAGGTCGCAAGAGATGAAGACATTACTGAGCAAATTGGAAAGAATAAATACTTTGATCTTGTTGATCATGAAAAAGTTAAGAGTTTCCGAATTCAGAAACAGACCCCCTTTCAACTATTTAAGGTAGGCTCTCTTCCTATTTAATCCAAAATGTGTTGTTTTTCAATCTTCGGCAGAAGACGTGTATTGCGAAGAAAGTTCTTTTTGGTAACTTAAAATCTATCTCGGATCAGAAGAATAGTTATCAGAGATTCAGGATTCTCATGTGAAAAATCTCTGCTATCGTTCGGAATCTAATTTGTTCaagttttttttgataaatgttGTTTTTGATGGGAAATTTCCAGTTGTATCTGGTTATCTAGCTTCTTGTGTACTTGTACTTATAACCCTGTTTAAAATTTATCCTCATGTAGGAAGAGGTGGCCAAAGAATTTGGTGTCCCGGTTGAGCTACAGCGGTTCTGGATTTGGGCAAAGCGGCAGAACTATACTTATCGGCCCAACCGCCCCCTATTACCTCATGAAGAATTACAGACGGtagttaatcttttttttatataagtaattcTTTCATGCAAATGGGTTACCTCTTTCAGATGGGATTATTTATATAGTGGATATTAAAAccttaattatttatttgtgtataatTATCTGGCCTAATACATATTAGTAGTTGGGATTATTCTTGTCTTAGGTGTGGGCCTTTTTGGGTCTCGTCATAAACTGTTATGTCTTGGTACTCTTTTGCTTCTCACGAACTGAAACTGTGTCTTGTTTCCATGAGCTCGTCTGTTTTACTGATTTCATAGTCTTCGTTAGTTTACTAAGCCAAACCCCCTTCCCCTTGATTGCATGTGTAAGCGAGCTTGTTATCTTAGAacagtgtcttttttttttaaatacttgaTTCTGAAGATATTATTGTAGGTTGAACTTTTAAGAGAGGCATGTAACAAGACAAACAATGCTGAACTAAAGCTGTTTCTGGAAATAGAGCGCGGACCGGTAATACTTCCTTGTTGCCTATTTTGATCGTTGAATCCAATTCCTTGAATGAAATTCTCGAAACGAATTTgccaaaggaaaaaaacatagTCTTACAAATCCTTTATATATTTAGGAGGAGCGTCCTATTCCTCCCCCAGACAAGTCATCTGCAGATATTCTCCTTTTCTTTAAGCTCTATGACCCTGAGAATGCAATTCTAAGGTAATTCTAGTATCCACCATTTTCCACTCTGACATCTATTCAAAGAAAGGTGGTATACTGGTCCTATTATCTTTACAGGACTACTCTTTCTGTCATTTTCCTCCTGAATGAAGAAGCCCCTACTCCTATTCAATGTTTTTATTCACTTAAATTTTCATCTTCCATCATGCTTACAAAACTTGTCCATGCGGTGCAGATATGTTGGTAGGCTCATGGTGAAAAATTCCAGTAAGCCCATGGACATAGTAGGGCAATTGAATCAAATGGCTGGCTTTGCTCCTGATGAGGAAATAGAACTTTTTGAGGTAGGGGCTGATGCCTGTTAACTATGTCTTTTCATCATGCCTTTGGCCATGAAAATTGTATTGATTTAATTTTCGTGCCCATTATCAGGAAATAAAGTTTGAACCTTGTGTCATGTGCGAACATCTGGATAAGAAGACTTCTTTCAGACTATCTCAAGTATTGTTGCTATCATTGTAGCAACTGTAACGACTCATGGTTTggtgtctttttttctttaaaagtgTGTTTCTTACTTTCAGATTGAAGATGGAGATATCATATGCTTTCAGAAACCTCTTTCTATCCAGGAGAATGAATGTCCATACCCGGATGTACCATCGTTTTTGGCGTATGTACAGAATCGAGAGGTATAGTTAGACTGGGCAATGTTGGCAACAGTGAACTGAGCTAGTGTTGTGTTAAGCTGTACTAACAGTAGAGCAACgattgttataattttattaaaatgtaaataagcaTTTGTTAACTAATCGTGGCAAAGTGAAAAATATGAGGATCCAAcgtattattttcttttactgTACAGTTGGGAAAATATTCCAGTGTTACCATGTCAGTGTGATGATCTGTGTCTTGATGAGGTGGTAACATACTCATTAAGTTTGTTATCTCGTAGGTGGTGCGCTTTCGAAGTCTCGAAAAACCAAAAGAAGACGAGTTCACTATGGAGTTGTAAGTACCTCTATGGACAACATTAAATCGTAAATTCCAGTTTTGGAATTCATAATGCTTCTACTTTCAGGTCAAAGCTGCACACGTATGATGATGTTGTCCAAAGATTAGCTGAGAAGCTTGGCCTTGATGATCCATCGAAAATTAGGCTTACTTCTCACAATTGCTACTCCCAGCAACCCAAGCCCCAGCCTATTAAATACCGTGGAGTAGACCATCTTTCAGATATGTTAGCTCACTATAATCAGGTGCTTGTCGTAGGTTTGAGTGAgcttatatattcttatttccATTCCAGTGCGGATTTGCTTATTATAACTGCTTCTTGTTTTTTCAGACGTCTGACATTTTGTATTATGAAGTTCTGGACATTCCTCTTCCAGAATTGCAAGGTCTTAAGACTCTGAAAGTAGCTTTCCATCATGCCACAAAGGACGAGGTACGTGTTGAACTTACACTTGTGCAACTTATCTCTCTTTAGTACATGTAATTATGTTTGAACCTCATAACTATTGCAGGTGGTAATCCACAATATCAGACTTCCTAAACAGAGTACTGTAGGAGATGTTATCAACGAACTTAAAAC
This region of Brassica napus cultivar Da-Ae chromosome C5, Da-Ae, whole genome shotgun sequence genomic DNA includes:
- the LOC106452507 gene encoding ubiquitin C-terminal hydrolase 13 isoform X2 — its product is MVTPTPLDQDDEEMLVPHSDVVEGPQPMEVAQPEAAAATAVENPPVEEPPTMKYTWTIPGFTRLNNRKHYSDVFVVGGYKWRVLIFPKGNNVDNLSMYLDVADAANLPYGWSRFSQFGLAIVNQINSSYSIRKESQHQFNSRESDWGFTSFMPLSELYDPTRGYLVNDTVVIEAEVAVRKVLDYWSYDSKKETGFVGLKNQGATCYMNSLLQTLYHIPYFRKAVYHMPTTENDAPTASIPLALQSLFYKLQYNDTSVATKELTKSFGWDTYDSFMQHDVQELNRVLCEKLEDKMKGTVVEGTIQKLFEGHHMNYIECINVDYKSTRKESFYDLQLDVKGCKDVYESFDKYVEVERLEGDNKYHAEGHDLQDAKKGVLFIEFPPVLQLQLKRFEYDFMRDTMVKINDRYEFPLELDLDRDNRKYLSPDADKSVRNLYTLHSVLVHSGGVHGGHYYAFIRPTLSDQWYKFDDERVTKEDVKRALEEQYGGEEELPQNNPGFNNPPFKFTKYSNAYMLVYIRESEKDKIICNVDEKDIAEHLRVRLKKEKEEKEEKRKYKAQAHLFTTIKVARDEDITEQIGKNKYFDLVDHEKVKSFRIQKQTPFQLFKEEVAKEFGVPVELQRFWIWAKRQNYTYRPNRPLLPHEELQTVELLREACNKTNNAELKLFLEIERGPEERPIPPPDKSSADILLFFKLYDPENAILRYVGRLMVKNSSKPMDIVGQLNQMAGFAPDEEIELFEEIKFEPCVMCEHLDKKTSFRLSQIEDGDIICFQKPLSIQENECPYPDVPSFLAYVQNREVVRFRSLEKPKEDEFTMELSKLHTYDDVVQRLAEKLGLDDPSKIRLTSHNCYSQQPKPQPIKYRGVDHLSDMLAHYNQTSDILYYEVLDIPLPELQGLKTLKVAFHHATKDEVVIHNIRLPKQSTVGDVINELKTKVELSHPDAELRLLEVFFHKIYKIFSSTERIENINDQYWTLRAEEIPEEEKNIGPSDRLVHVYHFTKEAGQNQAQVQNFGEPFFLVIHEGETLEEIKSRIQKKLHVPDEDFAKWKFASFSMGRPDYLQDTEVVYDRFQRKDVYGAWEQYLGLEHVDNAPKRAYAANQNRHAYEKPVRIYN
- the LOC106452507 gene encoding ubiquitin C-terminal hydrolase 13 isoform X1; amino-acid sequence: MVTPTPLDQQDDEEMLVPHSDVVEGPQPMEVAQPEAAAATAVENPPVEEPPTMKYTWTIPGFTRLNNRKHYSDVFVVGGYKWRVLIFPKGNNVDNLSMYLDVADAANLPYGWSRFSQFGLAIVNQINSSYSIRKESQHQFNSRESDWGFTSFMPLSELYDPTRGYLVNDTVVIEAEVAVRKVLDYWSYDSKKETGFVGLKNQGATCYMNSLLQTLYHIPYFRKAVYHMPTTENDAPTASIPLALQSLFYKLQYNDTSVATKELTKSFGWDTYDSFMQHDVQELNRVLCEKLEDKMKGTVVEGTIQKLFEGHHMNYIECINVDYKSTRKESFYDLQLDVKGCKDVYESFDKYVEVERLEGDNKYHAEGHDLQDAKKGVLFIEFPPVLQLQLKRFEYDFMRDTMVKINDRYEFPLELDLDRDNRKYLSPDADKSVRNLYTLHSVLVHSGGVHGGHYYAFIRPTLSDQWYKFDDERVTKEDVKRALEEQYGGEEELPQNNPGFNNPPFKFTKYSNAYMLVYIRESEKDKIICNVDEKDIAEHLRVRLKKEKEEKEEKRKYKAQAHLFTTIKVARDEDITEQIGKNKYFDLVDHEKVKSFRIQKQTPFQLFKEEVAKEFGVPVELQRFWIWAKRQNYTYRPNRPLLPHEELQTVELLREACNKTNNAELKLFLEIERGPEERPIPPPDKSSADILLFFKLYDPENAILRYVGRLMVKNSSKPMDIVGQLNQMAGFAPDEEIELFEEIKFEPCVMCEHLDKKTSFRLSQIEDGDIICFQKPLSIQENECPYPDVPSFLAYVQNREVVRFRSLEKPKEDEFTMELSKLHTYDDVVQRLAEKLGLDDPSKIRLTSHNCYSQQPKPQPIKYRGVDHLSDMLAHYNQTSDILYYEVLDIPLPELQGLKTLKVAFHHATKDEVVIHNIRLPKQSTVGDVINELKTKVELSHPDAELRLLEVFFHKIYKIFSSTERIENINDQYWTLRAEEIPEEEKNIGPSDRLVHVYHFTKEAGQNQAQVQNFGEPFFLVIHEGETLEEIKSRIQKKLHVPDEDFAKWKFASFSMGRPDYLQDTEVVYDRFQRKDVYGAWEQYLGLEHVDNAPKRAYAANQNRHAYEKPVRIYN